The Haladaptatus cibarius D43 genome window below encodes:
- a CDS encoding DUF7108 family protein: MADLPDETEASDELESRDEAESPDESELPQETVEEAERLTHLARDVEGDEADAYRNERDELLAEQDFVARVREDEARSVLVLHPADWLEDSTIQVERIEDTERAVEIPLDGPGDPDDWDDIDAHNRAVAATVREQHGDVHGANAEAFADFMSNHYARPVESATDEEVTEFCTEYFPRNAWPTDEEKSIVETSVELVFDCV; encoded by the coding sequence ATGGCTGATTTGCCGGACGAGACAGAAGCATCTGATGAACTAGAATCAAGAGACGAAGCAGAATCGCCGGACGAATCCGAACTTCCGCAAGAAACCGTCGAAGAGGCGGAGCGACTGACCCACCTCGCGCGCGATGTAGAGGGCGACGAGGCCGACGCCTACCGCAATGAGCGCGACGAACTGCTCGCAGAACAGGATTTCGTCGCGCGTGTGCGGGAGGACGAGGCACGAAGCGTTCTCGTCCTCCATCCAGCGGACTGGCTGGAAGACAGCACGATTCAGGTCGAACGAATCGAGGATACCGAACGAGCGGTCGAAATCCCGTTAGACGGTCCAGGCGACCCGGACGATTGGGACGACATCGACGCCCACAACCGTGCGGTTGCGGCGACGGTTCGAGAGCAACACGGCGACGTTCACGGTGCAAATGCCGAAGCCTTCGCCGATTTCATGAGCAACCACTACGCCCGGCCGGTAGAGTCGGCAACGGATGAAGAGGTCACTGAGTTCTGTACCGAGTATTTCCCGCGAAACGCATGGCCCACGGACGAAGAAAAATCGATTGTCGAAACGTCGGTCGAACTCGTGTTCGACTGCGTTTAG
- the rnhA gene encoding ribonuclease HI: MPVIECDVDEARETLADAGVVISDGKSEYEHWRARYNDAIAIAYDDKLVIQGSNPQSIEALLRDSGGHAYLYFDGGSRGNPGPAAIGWVIVTSDGIAGEGSERIGRATNNQAEYDALIAGLEAARDYGFDSVDVKGDSQLAIKQVTGAWKTNDPELRERRVRARELLDGFDKWSLKHVPREVNERADKLVNEALDDG, from the coding sequence ATGCCAGTCATCGAGTGTGACGTGGACGAGGCGCGCGAGACGCTCGCCGACGCCGGGGTGGTTATCTCGGATGGAAAGAGCGAATATGAACACTGGCGGGCCAGATATAACGATGCAATCGCCATCGCCTACGACGACAAACTCGTGATTCAGGGGTCGAATCCGCAATCTATCGAAGCTCTGCTCCGCGATTCCGGCGGCCACGCCTACCTCTATTTCGACGGCGGAAGTCGCGGGAACCCCGGCCCGGCGGCCATCGGCTGGGTCATCGTCACCAGCGACGGAATCGCCGGGGAAGGGAGCGAACGAATCGGGCGCGCGACGAACAACCAAGCCGAGTACGACGCGCTCATCGCGGGCCTCGAAGCGGCCCGCGATTACGGCTTCGATTCGGTGGACGTGAAGGGAGATTCACAACTCGCCATCAAGCAGGTCACTGGCGCGTGGAAGACGAACGACCCGGAACTCCGCGAACGGCGGGTTCGCGCCCGCGAACTCCTCGACGGCTTCGACAAATGGTCGCTCAAACACGTTCCGCGGGAGGTAAACGAGCGCGCGGACAAGTTGGTCAACGAGGCGTTAGACGATGGCTGA
- a CDS encoding DHH family phosphoesterase: MPVGVLTENLPVVLTAVLLVLSGGGILYAVQFRSLRRTTERAPIDRLRDTVAGQNRVALVVPEGASIDSLASAVGLQALCKDWGVAGRIAAEGEVTGEDSKAFCNIFDVDLTTIDERGDELQDCDAAIAVGGGGAVPRLANNPPVVGVIRHRPTAEENILTVTRTDDGATSTVVTKLVRDAELIPDQRVATALLYGIRAGTREFRRANGKNDYDAAGFLHAFADLGRIEDLRSPGVSGDTFDVLGEAIANRERRASFAVTNVGVVPSVSALEEAADSLLRLEGVSTAAVFGIHEETIVISCRAEDVRTSAVDILDGAFDASETTGGNTDAATARVPLGIFAQVDGEHATTLDSLIDASTRKALFTAFESS; the protein is encoded by the coding sequence ATGCCCGTCGGAGTCCTCACCGAAAACTTGCCCGTCGTGCTCACAGCAGTGCTGTTGGTTCTCTCCGGCGGCGGCATCCTCTACGCCGTTCAGTTCCGTTCTCTTCGCCGCACAACCGAGAGAGCACCCATCGACCGACTTCGGGACACCGTCGCGGGACAGAACCGGGTCGCACTCGTCGTCCCTGAAGGTGCGAGCATCGACTCGCTCGCGTCGGCAGTCGGTTTGCAAGCCCTCTGTAAGGATTGGGGCGTTGCGGGGCGAATCGCCGCAGAAGGCGAGGTAACCGGCGAGGACAGCAAAGCGTTCTGCAACATCTTCGACGTGGATTTGACGACCATCGACGAGCGAGGTGACGAACTGCAAGATTGCGACGCGGCAATCGCGGTCGGCGGCGGCGGTGCGGTTCCCCGATTGGCGAACAACCCGCCGGTCGTCGGCGTCATCCGCCACCGCCCGACCGCGGAGGAAAACATTCTAACCGTTACGCGAACCGACGACGGGGCGACTTCGACCGTCGTCACAAAACTCGTTCGGGACGCGGAACTGATTCCCGACCAGCGAGTCGCCACGGCACTGCTGTACGGTATCCGTGCGGGAACCCGGGAGTTCCGGCGCGCGAACGGGAAAAACGATTACGACGCCGCAGGCTTCCTCCACGCCTTCGCGGATTTGGGCCGTATCGAGGATTTGCGCTCGCCGGGTGTCAGCGGTGACACCTTCGACGTACTCGGCGAGGCCATTGCAAACCGAGAACGCCGGGCGAGTTTCGCCGTGACGAACGTCGGCGTGGTTCCTTCGGTAAGCGCACTCGAAGAGGCCGCGGATTCCCTGCTCCGACTGGAAGGCGTCTCCACCGCGGCGGTGTTCGGCATTCACGAGGAAACCATCGTCATCTCCTGCCGGGCCGAAGACGTTCGAACCAGCGCAGTGGACATCCTCGACGGCGCGTTCGACGCGAGCGAAACGACCGGTGGGAACACGGACGCCGCAACCGCCCGCGTTCCGCTGGGAATCTTCGCACAGGTCGATGGGGAACACGCAACCACGTTGGATTCGCTCATCGACGCCAGCACGCGCAAAGCGTTGTTCACTGCGTTCGAGAGTTCGTAG
- a CDS encoding multiprotein bridging factor aMBF1, with protein sequence MVQCEMCGAETASPKKIKVEGAELDVCDNCVDFGTEVKTQQSSTTSTKYSTSSSSGKSSGSSGTSSPSSGGSRSRPSDMFDDMDEIVQDYDDRIRDARESSGLSQEDLAKELNEKASLIRKLERGDMLPSDRVQKKLEKKLEISLTAGSAGADDEEWSGGSSTGGTTLGDVVKRKD encoded by the coding sequence ATGGTTCAGTGTGAGATGTGCGGTGCCGAAACGGCCTCGCCGAAGAAAATCAAGGTCGAAGGCGCGGAGTTGGATGTCTGTGACAACTGCGTTGACTTCGGGACGGAAGTAAAGACACAGCAGTCCTCAACCACGTCAACCAAATACTCTACCTCCTCGTCGTCGGGCAAATCGAGCGGGAGTTCCGGTACTTCGAGCCCGTCTTCCGGCGGGTCGCGCTCGCGCCCCTCGGACATGTTCGACGACATGGACGAAATCGTGCAGGATTACGACGACCGAATCCGCGACGCGCGTGAATCGTCCGGCCTGAGTCAGGAAGACCTCGCCAAGGAACTCAACGAGAAGGCCAGTCTCATCCGAAAACTCGAACGCGGCGACATGCTCCCCAGCGACCGCGTGCAGAAGAAACTCGAAAAGAAACTCGAAATCAGCCTCACCGCCGGAAGCGCCGGGGCAGACGACGAAGAGTGGAGCGGCGGCAGTTCGACCGGCGGCACCACGCTCGGCGACGTCGTCAAACGCAAGGACTGA
- a CDS encoding DMT family transporter: MSDRVGVLLVVVSAVGFGTLGIFGKLAADAGLSIPTVLFFRFLLATVLVWMGLAARGRLHRFSGRNLAIGLGLGAFGYALMSGLYFWGLSFMTAGLVGILLYTYPVFVVVLSALVLDERVTSKTAFALVLALSGVALITGGNPAGADPRGIVIVLVGAVVYAGYITVGRVALDSVPADQLTAHVLPAAACAYLFFGSVTGKLSVPGAISEWAIVVAIAVIATAIPIFTFFAGIDRIGASRASIVSTVEPVVTLLLGAAILAEPITAVTVGGGGLVLIGVLLVQVE; encoded by the coding sequence ATGAGCGACAGAGTCGGTGTTCTGCTGGTCGTCGTCTCCGCGGTCGGATTCGGCACTCTCGGCATCTTCGGCAAACTCGCGGCGGACGCCGGACTGTCGATTCCGACCGTCCTCTTCTTTCGGTTTCTGCTCGCCACCGTACTTGTTTGGATGGGACTCGCCGCCCGAGGACGACTCCACCGGTTTTCCGGCAGGAACTTGGCCATCGGACTCGGCCTCGGCGCGTTCGGCTACGCACTGATGAGCGGTCTGTACTTCTGGGGCTTGTCGTTCATGACCGCCGGACTCGTCGGTATTTTGCTCTACACGTATCCGGTCTTCGTCGTGGTGCTGTCCGCGCTCGTCCTCGACGAGCGCGTGACTTCGAAAACCGCGTTCGCCTTAGTTCTCGCCCTCTCCGGCGTCGCGCTCATTACGGGTGGCAACCCGGCGGGCGCAGACCCGCGCGGAATCGTCATCGTTCTCGTCGGCGCTGTGGTGTACGCAGGGTACATCACGGTCGGTCGGGTCGCGCTGGACAGCGTTCCGGCAGACCAACTGACGGCCCACGTCCTTCCGGCGGCAGCCTGTGCATACCTGTTTTTCGGCTCGGTTACGGGTAAACTGTCGGTTCCCGGCGCGATTTCCGAGTGGGCAATCGTCGTCGCCATCGCCGTCATCGCAACCGCGATTCCCATCTTCACGTTCTTCGCCGGAATCGACAGAATCGGTGCAAGTCGGGCCAGCATCGTCAGCACCGTCGAACCCGTCGTGACGCTTCTTCTCGGGGCGGCGATTCTCGCGGAACCGATTACTGCGGTGACGGTCGGCGGCGGTGGGTTGGTGCTCATCGGCGTGTTGTTGGTGCAGGTTGAGTAG
- a CDS encoding PadR family transcriptional regulator produces MSEAQTLTESSTARDLTAFQRNILIVLTEEPMYGLAIKRELENYYDEEVNHGRLYPNLDTLVERGLVEKSELDKRTNQYGLTQAGLEAVEDSFAWSLSKFVTDDERVEQVRALIEKHS; encoded by the coding sequence ATGTCAGAGGCACAAACACTCACCGAAAGCAGTACCGCCCGCGACCTCACCGCTTTCCAGCGTAACATCCTCATCGTCCTTACCGAGGAACCGATGTACGGACTCGCCATCAAGCGTGAACTCGAAAACTACTACGACGAGGAAGTGAACCACGGCCGTCTGTACCCCAACCTCGACACGCTCGTCGAGCGTGGATTGGTCGAGAAGAGCGAACTCGACAAGCGTACCAACCAGTACGGTCTGACGCAAGCCGGTCTCGAAGCGGTCGAAGACTCCTTTGCGTGGTCGCTCTCGAAGTTCGTCACGGACGACGAACGCGTAGAGCAGGTTCGTGCGCTCATCGAGAAACACAGCTAA
- a CDS encoding alkaline phosphatase family protein: protein MGLFDRLRGDDDPRVAFFGIDGVPYSFLKNNASEFPNIASLAKEGSAGAIDSIVPPESSACWPALTTGVNPGETGVYGFQDREVGSYDTYVPMGRDVQATRIWDRVAESGRDATVMNVPVTFPPQRNVQRMVSGFLSPGVDKAAYPDELRNHLNSIDYRIDANAKLGHKEDKSEFIENAHETLEARYEAFRHYIEQDDWDLFFGVFMTTDRVNHFLFKHYEEDGEYKQEFIDFYKKVDEYLGKLRDALADDVTMVVASDHGFTSLDHEVHFNQWLADEGWLSYEDDDHEELGDIADETKAYSLIPGRFYVNLEGREPRGSVPEDEYEEVRAELKEKLENLEGPNGEKVCAQVVEKEDAFHGDHEDIAPDLVAIPNHGFDLKAGFKGHDDVFGVGPRNGMHSFDNASLFVDDSNVTIPEDVDLLDIAPTILDLMGVEYSASELDGRSLA from the coding sequence ATGGGTCTCTTCGATAGGCTCCGTGGAGATGACGACCCCCGGGTAGCCTTCTTTGGTATCGACGGCGTGCCGTATAGCTTTCTTAAAAACAACGCCTCGGAATTCCCGAACATTGCGTCTCTTGCGAAGGAGGGAAGCGCCGGTGCAATAGACAGTATCGTTCCCCCCGAATCCTCCGCCTGCTGGCCCGCCCTCACGACGGGTGTCAACCCCGGCGAGACCGGTGTGTACGGTTTCCAAGACCGGGAAGTCGGTTCCTACGACACCTACGTTCCGATGGGTCGAGACGTGCAGGCGACGCGAATTTGGGACCGCGTGGCAGAATCGGGCCGTGACGCGACCGTGATGAACGTCCCCGTGACGTTCCCGCCACAGCGAAACGTCCAGCGGATGGTTTCGGGATTCCTGTCGCCCGGCGTGGACAAGGCGGCGTACCCCGACGAACTGCGAAATCACCTGAACTCCATCGACTATCGCATCGACGCGAACGCGAAGTTGGGACACAAAGAGGACAAATCCGAGTTCATCGAAAACGCCCACGAGACGCTCGAAGCGCGCTACGAGGCGTTCCGCCACTACATCGAGCAGGACGACTGGGATCTCTTTTTCGGCGTCTTCATGACAACCGACCGCGTGAACCACTTCCTGTTCAAACATTACGAGGAGGACGGCGAGTACAAACAGGAGTTCATCGACTTCTACAAGAAGGTGGACGAATACCTCGGCAAACTCCGCGACGCCCTCGCGGACGACGTGACGATGGTCGTCGCAAGCGACCACGGTTTCACCAGCCTTGACCACGAAGTTCACTTCAACCAGTGGCTCGCGGACGAGGGCTGGCTCTCCTACGAAGACGACGACCACGAGGAACTCGGTGACATCGCCGACGAGACGAAGGCGTACTCGCTCATTCCGGGTCGATTCTACGTCAATCTCGAAGGGCGCGAACCGCGCGGAAGCGTCCCCGAAGACGAGTACGAGGAAGTGCGCGCCGAGCTTAAGGAGAAACTCGAAAACCTCGAAGGGCCAAACGGCGAGAAGGTCTGTGCCCAAGTCGTCGAGAAGGAAGACGCCTTCCACGGCGACCACGAGGACATCGCTCCCGACCTCGTCGCCATCCCGAACCACGGCTTCGACCTCAAAGCCGGGTTCAAGGGCCACGACGACGTGTTCGGCGTCGGCCCGCGAAACGGTATGCACAGCTTCGACAACGCGTCGCTGTTCGTTGACGATTCGAACGTGACCATTCCGGAGGACGTTGACCTACTCGACATCGCGCCGACGATTCTCGACCTGATGGGTGTCGAATACTCCGCGAGCGAGCTCGACGGTCGTAGTTTGGCCTGA
- a CDS encoding transcription initiation factor IIB: MTRSTRQRERQLEGEQTANEREGERACPECGSENLVKSNDRSELICDDCGLVVEEEKIDPGPEWRAFNHQERQQKSRVGAPTTQTMHDKGLTTTIDWKDKDAYGRSISSKKRSQMHRLRKWQERIRTKDAGERNLQFALSEIDRMASALGVPRSVREVASVIYRRALKEDLIRGRSIEGVATSALYAACRKEGIPRSLEEISEVSRVERKEIGRTYRYISQELGLEMKPVDPKKYVPRFCSELELSEEVQSKANDIIETTAEEGLLSGKSPTGYAAAAIYAASLLCNEKKTQREVADVAQVTEVTIRNRYQEQIEAMGIHS; this comes from the coding sequence ATGACACGGTCTACTCGCCAGCGGGAGCGCCAACTTGAAGGGGAGCAAACGGCGAACGAACGAGAGGGAGAGCGTGCTTGTCCTGAATGTGGGTCCGAAAATTTAGTAAAAAGCAACGACCGCTCCGAACTCATCTGTGACGACTGTGGGTTGGTCGTCGAAGAAGAAAAGATAGACCCCGGCCCGGAATGGCGTGCGTTCAACCACCAAGAGCGCCAGCAGAAATCTCGCGTGGGCGCACCGACCACGCAGACGATGCACGACAAAGGGCTGACGACGACCATCGACTGGAAGGACAAAGACGCCTACGGTCGGTCTATTTCTTCGAAAAAGCGCAGTCAGATGCACCGACTGCGCAAATGGCAGGAACGAATCCGAACCAAGGACGCGGGCGAGCGAAATCTCCAGTTTGCCCTGTCCGAAATCGACCGAATGGCCTCCGCACTCGGCGTACCGCGGTCGGTACGCGAAGTCGCGTCCGTCATCTACCGACGGGCGCTCAAGGAGGATTTGATTCGGGGGCGTTCCATCGAGGGGGTTGCGACAAGCGCGCTGTACGCCGCCTGTCGAAAGGAGGGGATTCCGCGAAGTCTCGAAGAAATCTCGGAGGTATCGCGCGTCGAACGAAAGGAAATCGGACGAACCTATCGCTACATCTCACAGGAACTTGGCCTGGAGATGAAACCGGTTGACCCGAAAAAATACGTCCCGCGGTTCTGTTCTGAACTCGAACTCAGCGAAGAAGTGCAGTCGAAAGCGAACGACATCATCGAAACCACCGCCGAAGAAGGATTGCTCTCGGGGAAATCCCCAACCGGGTATGCGGCCGCCGCGATTTACGCCGCTTCGCTTCTCTGCAACGAGAAGAAGACCCAGCGGGAAGTCGCCGATGTGGCACAGGTGACCGAAGTCACCATCCGAAATCGGTATCAAGAACAGATAGAAGCGATGGGAATCCACAGCTAA
- the nreA gene encoding DNA repair protein NreA, translated as MRLDDYIEDLRPDEEERRRQLAEEKSYEILDYVDDFQDRFSEVAQGDSLFGSTSPSVFVGRSSYPNVSTGILSPVGEEERASEFATSGDWYQRGLDIDNVLQYRTGLLNSNRSAKVNVEDVWDGFVGVQREIAIADRPVDVEIGLTEKLDLDVNVDDIATPTGPSARATSANLTENPHVPRHVKKTLEDDDWQAQGAMTYLYRRGFDVYDINNVLSAGALGKGQNRRLVPTRWSITAVDDTVGQYLRGRIRNAPSIDETQVWVNEYMGNRYWVVLSPGQWEFELVEMKAPGSIWNPSATGDIWMGSAHEGFEGRTKYVDETAGAYYASRLGVLEQLEDIGRQAKALVLREVSDDYWAPVGVWQVRESVRNAFEGEFGESESFHAAVRNIVPELPISMNTLRRKSEMVSGVQANLSDFGL; from the coding sequence ATGCGGTTGGACGACTACATCGAGGATTTGCGCCCGGACGAGGAGGAGCGCCGCCGCCAACTCGCCGAGGAAAAATCCTACGAAATTCTGGATTACGTGGACGACTTCCAAGACCGGTTTTCGGAAGTCGCCCAAGGTGATTCGCTATTCGGAAGCACCTCGCCTTCGGTGTTCGTCGGTCGGTCGTCGTACCCCAACGTCTCGACCGGTATCCTCTCGCCGGTCGGGGAAGAAGAGCGCGCGTCGGAGTTCGCCACCAGCGGCGACTGGTACCAGCGCGGCCTCGACATCGACAACGTCCTCCAGTATCGAACCGGCCTGCTGAACTCGAATCGCTCCGCGAAGGTGAACGTAGAAGACGTGTGGGACGGCTTCGTCGGCGTCCAGCGCGAAATCGCCATCGCCGACCGCCCGGTTGACGTGGAAATCGGGCTCACGGAAAAGCTAGATTTGGACGTGAACGTGGACGACATCGCAACGCCGACCGGCCCCTCTGCTCGCGCAACCTCGGCAAATCTCACCGAAAACCCGCACGTTCCGCGCCACGTGAAGAAAACCTTGGAGGACGACGACTGGCAGGCCCAAGGCGCGATGACCTACCTCTACCGGCGCGGATTCGACGTGTACGACATCAACAACGTCCTGTCTGCGGGCGCGCTCGGGAAGGGACAAAACCGAAGACTCGTCCCGACGCGCTGGTCGATTACGGCGGTTGACGACACCGTGGGACAGTATCTCCGTGGTCGAATCCGCAACGCCCCGAGCATCGACGAAACGCAAGTTTGGGTGAACGAGTACATGGGCAATCGCTACTGGGTCGTCCTCTCGCCGGGGCAGTGGGAATTCGAACTCGTGGAGATGAAAGCGCCGGGAAGCATCTGGAATCCATCCGCAACAGGCGACATCTGGATGGGAAGCGCCCACGAGGGATTCGAAGGTCGGACGAAATACGTCGATGAAACAGCGGGCGCGTACTACGCCTCCCGACTCGGCGTGCTCGAACAGCTGGAAGACATCGGGCGACAGGCCAAAGCCCTCGTCCTCCGCGAGGTCAGCGACGACTACTGGGCACCCGTCGGCGTCTGGCAGGTGCGCGAAAGCGTCAGAAACGCCTTCGAGGGCGAGTTCGGCGAATCCGAATCGTTCCACGCCGCGGTTCGAAACATCGTCCCAGAACTCCCGATTTCGATGAACACCCTCCGGCGGAAATCCGAGATGGTCTCCGGCGTGCAGGCCAACTTGTCCGACTTTGGGTTGTAG
- a CDS encoding CDP-alcohol phosphatidyltransferase family protein: MTLDQLRPIADRALRPFVSVSKQAGLTPDSISVIAFLLAGGAGWAFYLGDSVPMWYLVGAVLVFLNGWLDLLDGALARELGTDSKAGDLLDHVLDRYADIVLIAGLAAGLEQYALGLAAVTGVLMTSYLGTQAQAVGLDRVYGGLVGRADRLALIGLVGGIAPFVGAVGGYSLVVLLLGFLAVIGHFTALQRFYYSWRALA; this comes from the coding sequence ATGACGCTCGACCAACTTCGCCCCATCGCAGACCGCGCGCTCCGTCCGTTCGTCTCGGTATCGAAACAAGCCGGACTGACCCCGGACTCCATCAGCGTCATCGCCTTCCTGCTCGCTGGCGGTGCTGGTTGGGCGTTCTATCTCGGCGATTCAGTTCCGATGTGGTACCTCGTCGGCGCAGTACTCGTCTTTTTGAACGGCTGGCTCGACCTGCTCGACGGTGCCTTGGCGCGCGAACTCGGAACTGATTCCAAAGCAGGGGACTTACTCGACCACGTCCTCGACCGCTACGCCGACATCGTGCTGATTGCGGGATTGGCGGCGGGACTTGAGCAGTACGCCCTCGGACTCGCGGCAGTGACGGGCGTGCTGATGACCTCGTACCTCGGCACGCAAGCCCAAGCGGTCGGTTTAGACCGCGTCTACGGCGGGCTGGTCGGACGGGCGGACAGACTGGCCCTCATCGGACTCGTCGGCGGAATCGCTCCGTTCGTCGGTGCAGTCGGTGGCTACTCGCTCGTCGTGCTTCTGCTCGGTTTCCTCGCGGTCATCGGTCATTTCACCGCGCTGCAGCGGTTCTATTACTCGTGGCGCGCGCTGGCCTGA
- a CDS encoding CapA family protein: protein MDRNRRAFLTAVGAVSVGGCVGNSNNSPSTDGTRSSDTNPPSGNGNTTDTTELPERQTTTQDEHRETTIGFAGDTMVGRGLNGIYGDGDTNPATIWGDFQSELESLDGVFCNLECCLSKRGEPFPDRAYYFRGDPDWAVPALNAGNIRFATLSNNHSMDFGAAALTDTIDTLDEGGIANAGTGETPTEAWEPATFSVGGLDVAVVSFSDEYEVYAATDDRPGIAWAKTDPENPRTQRLVGNAIERAQSTNPDLLVVSLHWGENWIEHPNDRLVAFGHWLVEQGVDLVHGHSAHVVQSVEQYGDGIILHDTGDLVDDFGIKDDLGNDKSYLFEVVLKDGDFEEIRLVPFHIDDGVRSATESEAAWLRETLHARSKPFETTYERDGDGLVVQL from the coding sequence ATGGATAGAAATCGACGGGCATTCCTCACGGCTGTGGGGGCGGTGTCGGTTGGAGGCTGTGTAGGAAACTCGAATAATTCGCCGTCCACGGACGGGACTCGTTCGTCCGATACTAATCCCCCGTCGGGCAATGGTAACACGACCGATACGACCGAGCTGCCCGAGAGGCAGACCACGACCCAAGACGAACACCGCGAGACAACGATCGGATTCGCGGGTGACACGATGGTCGGACGGGGCCTCAACGGGATTTATGGTGATGGAGACACCAACCCGGCAACCATTTGGGGCGACTTTCAATCCGAACTCGAATCTCTCGACGGTGTCTTTTGCAACCTCGAATGCTGTCTCTCGAAGCGAGGCGAACCGTTTCCAGACCGCGCGTACTATTTCCGAGGCGACCCCGATTGGGCAGTGCCCGCACTCAACGCCGGGAACATTCGGTTCGCAACGCTATCGAACAATCACTCGATGGATTTCGGAGCGGCCGCTCTAACCGATACGATAGACACACTCGACGAGGGTGGAATCGCAAACGCGGGGACTGGTGAGACTCCGACGGAGGCGTGGGAGCCAGCGACGTTTTCCGTCGGCGGCCTCGACGTCGCCGTCGTTTCGTTTTCCGACGAGTACGAAGTGTACGCCGCGACTGACGACCGACCCGGAATTGCGTGGGCAAAGACAGACCCCGAAAATCCGAGAACTCAGCGGCTCGTTGGAAACGCAATCGAGCGCGCACAGTCAACGAACCCAGATTTGCTCGTCGTATCGCTCCATTGGGGAGAAAACTGGATAGAGCACCCCAACGACCGACTCGTCGCATTCGGCCACTGGCTCGTGGAACAGGGTGTTGACCTCGTTCACGGTCATAGCGCGCACGTCGTCCAATCAGTCGAGCAGTACGGCGACGGCATCATTCTCCACGACACTGGCGACCTTGTTGACGATTTCGGCATTAAAGACGACCTTGGCAACGACAAGAGCTATCTCTTCGAAGTCGTGCTCAAAGACGGAGATTTCGAGGAAATACGGCTCGTTCCGTTTCACATCGACGACGGCGTCCGTTCCGCCACCGAAAGTGAGGCGGCATGGCTTCGAGAGACGCTACACGCACGCTCGAAGCCGTTCGAGACGACATACGAACGAGATGGCGACGGCCTCGTAGTTCAACTCTAA
- a CDS encoding adenylate kinase family protein, which produces MKVAVTGTPGTGKTTATELVETDLEVVHLNDVIREEGLDEGTDEERNSLYADFDAIRGWLAEREDEDGNENGVLIDSHLAHHFDVDKVVVLRCHPEQLAERLVERGETAPKAEENAESEALDVILSEAVAEHGTESVYEIDTTDRTPEDVSTDIEAVIRGERAPSAGTVDYLDYL; this is translated from the coding sequence GTGAAAGTTGCCGTAACCGGCACGCCCGGAACCGGAAAAACGACCGCGACCGAACTGGTCGAAACCGACCTCGAAGTCGTGCACCTAAACGACGTGATTCGGGAAGAAGGACTGGACGAGGGCACGGACGAGGAACGAAATAGCCTCTATGCGGATTTCGACGCGATTCGGGGGTGGTTGGCCGAGCGCGAGGATGAAGATGGAAACGAGAACGGCGTTCTCATCGACTCGCATCTGGCCCACCACTTCGATGTGGACAAGGTCGTCGTTCTTCGATGCCATCCCGAGCAGTTGGCAGAACGATTGGTTGAGCGCGGGGAGACGGCACCAAAAGCCGAAGAAAACGCGGAAAGCGAAGCCCTCGACGTAATTCTGTCGGAGGCAGTCGCGGAGCACGGCACCGAATCGGTGTACGAAATCGACACCACCGACCGAACACCGGAGGACGTGTCAACTGACATCGAAGCGGTTATTCGGGGCGAGCGCGCGCCTTCCGCTGGAACCGTCGATTACCTCGATTATCTATGA
- a CDS encoding inorganic diphosphatase has translation MTNLWEDLETGPNAPEEIYAVVECLKGDRNKYEYDKDIPGVMLDRVLHSNVHYPGDYGFIPQSYYDDEDPFDVLVLVEDSTFPGCVIEVRPVGLMKMDDDGEQDDKVIAVPIEDPRFDHIEDVDDITQQQKDEIDEFFQTYKNLEAGKEVETQGWEDKQSALDAIEHAQDLYNQNFA, from the coding sequence ATGACGAATCTCTGGGAAGACCTGGAAACAGGACCGAACGCCCCTGAAGAAATCTACGCCGTCGTCGAGTGTCTCAAAGGCGACCGGAACAAGTACGAGTACGACAAGGACATTCCCGGCGTCATGCTCGACCGCGTACTTCACAGCAACGTTCACTACCCCGGCGACTACGGGTTCATCCCGCAGTCTTACTACGACGACGAAGACCCGTTCGACGTGCTCGTCCTCGTTGAAGATTCGACGTTCCCCGGCTGTGTCATCGAGGTTCGCCCGGTCGGCCTCATGAAGATGGACGACGACGGCGAACAGGACGACAAGGTCATCGCCGTCCCCATCGAAGACCCGCGCTTCGACCACATCGAGGACGTCGACGACATCACCCAACAGCAGAAAGACGAAATCGACGAATTCTTCCAGACCTACAAAAATCTCGAAGCAGGCAAGGAAGTCGAGACGCAGGGCTGGGAGGACAAACAGTCCGCACTCGACGCAATCGAACACGCACAAGACCTGTACAACCAAAACTTCGCGTAA